The stretch of DNA ATCATGCATTTTATTGGCATATAATACTCAATCATCACTGCGTGGCTATTGCGTGATGCGCCTAGAGAGATCTGAGCCTTCAACGCTCCTGTGGATATATGTCGATCAAAGTGCTCGTGGTAGTGGTATCGGAAAAATATTGGTGCGGGCGGCCCTAGAGCGTGCAAAAGACTATGGTAGTCCAGGTATGCAACTACTAACACATGACCGAGACGACTTCTTTGCTCAACAAGGGTTTGAGCGAACACATCGTATTTCCGGGATGCTTGCCGGAGTAGATATGTCTATAATGAAAGCTGTTTTATGATGAAGCCTCAGTATCCTCGGTCACCAATAGGAGCTTCGCAGATCCGACATAAACGTAGGGTTTGGAAGCGCATAAGCTCTGTATTATGGACGCTCGCTTTTCTTGCATTGGTGGGTAGCGTTCTTGCGATAGGGGTGGGTGTGGTCTATTATTTTCGCCAGCAATCGAACCCTCAATCGGCAACACCCAGGCAAAAGAATCAGATAGTTGGTGATAAGGGTGAAAAAACCGCTACTCATGGAATAGTCGTAGCGACCGAAACCGAAAGACTGTATAGCGCACCAGAAGTAGGTACGCTTATTCGCCAGACTAACCCAAACTATAGGGGCCCGCAGATCAACATCACGATGCAAGTATTTAAATACCGAATTCAAGATGCAAATGGCACTACAGAAGATGTATATGCGCGAGCTTTTGTCCCCGAAGGCGGCAAAGACCTGCCAATCTTTAGTTTTGCGCCGGGTACGACGGGTATCGATGATGCGTGTGCTGCTTCTCTTGAAGATCCGTCAAAGCGTAATTGGGCAAACTATGTAAGTCATATGCTTGCATATGCTGCAAATGGGTACGCGGCTGTTATTACTGATTATGAAGGTATGCGTGATCCTCGCCGTGTGCACCATTATATGGTTGGAGACTTGGAAGGACGGTCTGTGCTCGATGCAGCACAGGCGCTTACACAGCTCGGGCTTACCAAAGATCGCGTCAATACGCAGTCGGTACTGCTCGGCGGCTACTCACAGGGTGGTCATGCGGCACTTTGGGCAGATCAGCTAGCCGATACATATACTCCAGGAATCAAGGTGCGAGGTGTAATTGGTTTTGGTCCGGTAACCGATGTGCGTCAGACGCTAACTGATACAACGAGAGGGGCAAATATTCTGTGGTTTGGCCCATATGTGCTGAGAAGTTATCGAGATTGGTATGGCACAGAGTATGATCTAGGCGCAATTCTGAAGTCTCCATACGCCGAGAACCTGGTGGCAGATGTGGCAAAAAACTGTATCGATACAAACATCGCGTATTGGGGAAACAGGGATATCACAAAGGTTTATACGCCAGCTTTCATATCGGCGATGCGGACAGGTTCGCTGCAAAGTGTTGCCCCGACCCTCGACCAACAGTTGCAAGCGAATTTAGCTGGTACGCAGAAGACAGGTCGACCAAAGCTGATTAATCACGGTAAGCTCGATAATGTAGTTCTGCCGGTCCAGTCGGATAACGCGGCGAAGCGCATGTGTGGCATCGGGGAGAATGTTGCGCACAAAACATACGTTGATGCGACGCACTATAACACGATGGCCAAGAGTTTTGATGATACGTTGAGCTGGATGAGGACAGTGCTTGGCGGTACGAAACCCACAAGTACTTGCTCATAAGAATACGAAAAGCCCCATCAAAGAGGGGCTTCTTGCAGCACGTGCATGTTGATTGGTTATTTACGCGGTAATTGCAGCAATCTTGAGTAGGCTGTAGTGTTGGCGATGACCACGGAGGGTCTTTTCGCGCTTCTTAGCCTTAAACTTCAGTACTCGCACTTTGTCTGCCTTTT from bacterium encodes:
- a CDS encoding GNAT family N-acetyltransferase, producing the protein MMANDILIRTMQLQHVIDMNKKFVQSMHDDYVYFPTSYKSYLIRKHSLPQLIRSILSPKSCILLAYNTQSSLRGYCVMRLERSEPSTLLWIYVDQSARGSGIGKILVRAALERAKDYGSPGMQLLTHDRDDFFAQQGFERTHRISGMLAGVDMSIMKAVL
- a CDS encoding alpha/beta fold hydrolase, whose amino-acid sequence is MMKPQYPRSPIGASQIRHKRRVWKRISSVLWTLAFLALVGSVLAIGVGVVYYFRQQSNPQSATPRQKNQIVGDKGEKTATHGIVVATETERLYSAPEVGTLIRQTNPNYRGPQINITMQVFKYRIQDANGTTEDVYARAFVPEGGKDLPIFSFAPGTTGIDDACAASLEDPSKRNWANYVSHMLAYAANGYAAVITDYEGMRDPRRVHHYMVGDLEGRSVLDAAQALTQLGLTKDRVNTQSVLLGGYSQGGHAALWADQLADTYTPGIKVRGVIGFGPVTDVRQTLTDTTRGANILWFGPYVLRSYRDWYGTEYDLGAILKSPYAENLVADVAKNCIDTNIAYWGNRDITKVYTPAFISAMRTGSLQSVAPTLDQQLQANLAGTQKTGRPKLINHGKLDNVVLPVQSDNAAKRMCGIGENVAHKTYVDATHYNTMAKSFDDTLSWMRTVLGGTKPTSTCS